The DNA region CAGAAGGTGGCTGCGAGCGCGACGAGCAGCGTCCCACTCCTGCCGCGGCGGCTGTTCACCCCTTCAGCTCCTTCTTGAGTTCGTTGAGGAAGCGCCAGTCGACACCCTGGGCGATGATCTTGTTCGGGCCGGACTTGATCATTCCGGCTTCGTGCAGGCGCAGGGCGTAGAAGCGCAGCGTATCTTCGGGGTCGTACACCCGCCACTTGTCATAGGGAACATCCTTCATCGTCTGGAGGGCATAGTCGTAGCGCGGCGTGAACCCCTTGTCCACGATGGCTCGGGCGGCGCGCTCCGGTTCGAGGGCGCAGACGTCGGCCGCTTTCAGGATCGCGCGGAGCGCCCGCTTGGTCGCCACCGGGTGCTTCCGGACGAACTCCCGGTTCCCGGTGGCCATGCAGCAGAAGTACTGCGACCAGGGCCGGTCGACAGCACTGTTGACCACGACGTGCCCGATCTTCTTGGCGCGGAGTTCCTGGGGGTCAGGCGGAAAGCCGAGGTATGCGTCGATTTTGCCTTCGGCCAGCAACTGCTTCGCCTCGGACGGGGGGTGGGCGACGAAGTTGACGTCCCGGCGCGGGTCCAGGCCAACGTGGGCCACCATGCTGGCGAGGAAGACGTGCTGGGTCAACCCGAGCTGGGTCACGGCGACGGTCTTGCCCTTGAGATCGCGGACTGCGCGCACCCGATCGGCCCCAAACATCTCGAAGCACCCGATATGGACGCCGGCCAGCAAGACGAGGGGGGCGCCCGCGTCCAGCTCGATGATCAGCGGTGCCGCGAAGTGCAGGTTGACATCAGCGGCGCCCGTGGCCAGGGCTCTCGAGAT from Candidatus Methylomirabilota bacterium includes:
- a CDS encoding ABC transporter substrate-binding protein, encoding MITRRRFVSGLATSGMAGLLGWRPELAAAEPPPETRKLRLAHFGSICVAPQYVAEELLKIEGFTEVQHVKVPGPAEISRALATGAADVNLHFAAPLIIELDAGAPLVLLAGVHIGCFEMFGADRVRAVRDLKGKTVAVTQLGLTQHVFLASMVAHVGLDPRRDVNFVAHPPSEAKQLLAEGKIDAYLGFPPDPQELRAKKIGHVVVNSAVDRPWSQYFCCMATGNREFVRKHPVATKRALRAILKAADVCALEPERAARAIVDKGFTPRYDYALQTMKDVPYDKWRVYDPEDTLRFYALRLHEAGMIKSGPNKIIAQGVDWRFLNELKKELKG